A single genomic interval of Nonomuraea rubra harbors:
- a CDS encoding CPBP family intramembrane glutamic endopeptidase, whose amino-acid sequence MKRPLLIFTVLAFGLSWAVALPLWFGGGLGSPLMPVLGTLMMFTPAAGVLGVWAVSRTPFREWARQTGLTLGDRRGRTAVLVLTAWLGVPLLAFLAMGISAAVGLVELDLERLSLLRASWQARGVEAPADLSTIAIVQVVIAVAAGPVLNAIPALGEEWGWRGWLVPRLVSTNGMLAGLLLSGFVWGLWHAPFTLLGYNYPRLGSWAALVFIGFCVPAGVVMGWLRLRTGSVWPAVVAHASLNAIAGVALLLGDAADPPNELLAGITGVVGWALLALLGAALLRFYPVRPPHPAGPAAASAGPAERDEPAEPVT is encoded by the coding sequence ATGAAAAGACCTCTGCTCATCTTCACCGTCCTGGCCTTCGGGCTGTCCTGGGCCGTGGCGCTGCCCCTGTGGTTCGGCGGCGGGCTGGGCTCGCCGCTGATGCCGGTGCTGGGCACGTTGATGATGTTCACCCCGGCCGCGGGGGTGCTCGGCGTGTGGGCCGTCTCGCGCACGCCGTTCCGCGAGTGGGCCAGGCAGACCGGGCTCACGCTCGGCGATCGCCGAGGCCGCACCGCCGTGCTGGTGCTGACGGCGTGGCTGGGCGTGCCGCTGCTGGCGTTCCTGGCCATGGGGATCAGCGCCGCCGTGGGGCTGGTCGAGCTGGACCTCGAACGGCTCAGCCTGCTCAGGGCGTCCTGGCAGGCGCGCGGCGTCGAGGCGCCCGCCGACCTGAGCACCATCGCCATCGTGCAGGTCGTGATCGCCGTCGCCGCCGGGCCCGTGCTGAACGCGATCCCGGCGCTGGGCGAGGAGTGGGGCTGGCGCGGCTGGCTGGTGCCCAGGCTCGTGTCCACCAACGGCATGCTCGCCGGGCTGCTGCTCTCCGGCTTCGTCTGGGGCCTCTGGCACGCCCCGTTCACGCTGCTCGGCTACAACTACCCGAGGCTGGGCTCGTGGGCGGCGCTGGTGTTCATCGGCTTCTGCGTGCCGGCCGGGGTGGTGATGGGATGGTTGCGGCTGCGTACGGGCAGCGTGTGGCCCGCGGTCGTGGCGCACGCCTCGCTGAACGCCATCGCCGGGGTCGCGCTGCTGCTGGGCGACGCCGCGGACCCGCCGAACGAGCTGCTGGCCGGCATCACCGGCGTGGTGGGCTGGGCGCTGCTCGCGCTGCTCGGCGCGGCTCTGCTCCGCTTCTATCCGGTACGTCCGCCGCATCCGGCCGGTCCCGCGGCGGCGAGTGCCGGGCCGGCCGAACGGGACGAGCCCGCCGAGCCGGTCACCTGA
- a CDS encoding DUF1648 domain-containing protein — protein sequence MRARVVAVAWWLAVATALLVAPLALRDRLPDPLATHWGTSGSVPDGSSSFTGHLILTQALWAGLWVLFFLLGRARDRRAARVTSAACLVGAGVLLLGVDASTLAVNLDAATWREALLPGWHIPTVIAAMVAAGGLAAYLGRGAPDEEPAGSGEPPVLRLRRGQRAVWVSRVVNPWLAAATVLALALTATMGVLTLVGGAPGGFLAGLLPAFVILVVVGLATVAVSVRVGDGRITIGFGPLGWPARRIPLSKVESAWSQTRQPGEVGGWGFRGLPGNATIMLRGGECLVLRYRSGGQLTISIDDAERGASLINALIAERVQS from the coding sequence GTGAGAGCCCGTGTCGTCGCCGTCGCATGGTGGCTCGCCGTGGCCACCGCACTGCTCGTGGCACCCCTGGCACTGCGCGACCGGCTGCCCGATCCCCTGGCCACCCACTGGGGGACGTCCGGCAGCGTGCCCGACGGGTCGAGCTCGTTCACGGGGCACCTGATCCTGACCCAGGCCCTCTGGGCCGGGCTGTGGGTGCTGTTCTTCCTGCTCGGCCGGGCGCGCGACCGGCGCGCGGCCCGGGTCACCTCCGCCGCGTGCCTGGTGGGGGCGGGCGTGCTCCTGCTCGGCGTGGACGCCTCGACGCTGGCCGTCAACCTCGACGCCGCCACCTGGCGCGAGGCCCTGCTGCCCGGCTGGCACATCCCGACCGTGATCGCCGCCATGGTCGCGGCCGGAGGACTGGCCGCGTACCTGGGCAGGGGCGCCCCCGACGAGGAGCCCGCGGGGAGCGGGGAGCCGCCCGTGCTCAGGCTCAGGCGGGGCCAGCGGGCCGTCTGGGTCAGCCGCGTGGTCAACCCGTGGCTCGCCGCGGCCACCGTCCTGGCGCTGGCACTCACCGCGACGATGGGCGTGCTGACCCTCGTCGGCGGGGCCCCCGGCGGCTTCCTGGCGGGGCTGCTGCCCGCCTTCGTCATCCTCGTCGTCGTCGGGCTCGCGACCGTGGCCGTCTCCGTCAGGGTCGGCGACGGCCGGATCACGATCGGCTTCGGCCCGCTGGGCTGGCCGGCGCGCAGGATCCCCCTGTCCAAGGTGGAGTCCGCCTGGTCGCAGACGCGGCAGCCGGGCGAGGTCGGCGGCTGGGGCTTCCGCGGCCTGCCGGGAAACGCCACCATCATGCTGCGCGGCGGCGAATGCCTGGTACTCCGCTACCGTTCCGGCGGTCAGCTCACGATCAGCATCGACGACGCCGAGCGCGGCGCATCCCTCATCAACGCCCTCATCGCGGAGCGTGTCCAGTCATGA
- a CDS encoding GntR family transcriptional regulator gives MLLTLDLNDARPLHEQVAGAIRRAIGEGSYRPGDRLPPARDLAAALGINPNTVLRALRDLRDEGLLEFRRGRGVSVAGLADGRALLVQRARELLDEAKKYGYSREDLITIVEELT, from the coding sequence ATGTTGCTGACGCTGGATCTCAACGACGCGCGCCCCCTCCACGAGCAGGTGGCGGGCGCCATCCGCCGTGCCATCGGCGAGGGCTCCTACCGGCCGGGCGACCGCCTGCCGCCGGCCCGTGACCTGGCCGCCGCGCTGGGCATCAACCCCAACACCGTGCTTCGCGCGCTGCGCGACCTGCGCGACGAGGGGCTGCTGGAGTTCAGGAGAGGCCGCGGCGTCAGCGTGGCCGGCCTCGCGGACGGGCGCGCCCTGCTCGTGCAGCGCGCCCGCGAACTGCTCGACGAGGCCAAGAAGTACGGCTACAGCCGCGAAGACCTCATCACCATCGTGGAGGAACTGACGTGA